A single window of Pradoshia eiseniae DNA harbors:
- a CDS encoding staygreen family protein, translating to MSVLLNRLTVFFNPPYGSNGPVEGRTYTLTHSDETGDLFLSIGSGIDSSKINWKMRDEVIGNWQIRGGQYYLVCSVHISGGEFDEKKARARFSIFQEELPLALKGIINGDKGLFTYYPWLLNAPIQVEFSSVYPEFNQVMYYGMARHYQEG from the coding sequence ATGTCAGTTTTATTAAATCGCTTGACGGTCTTTTTTAATCCTCCATATGGATCAAACGGTCCAGTCGAGGGTCGTACCTACACACTGACTCATTCGGATGAAACAGGAGATTTATTTCTCAGCATTGGAAGTGGGATAGACTCTTCAAAGATCAATTGGAAGATGCGAGATGAAGTGATTGGCAATTGGCAAATCAGAGGAGGTCAATACTATCTTGTATGTTCCGTTCACATAAGCGGCGGGGAATTTGATGAGAAAAAAGCACGAGCACGCTTTTCCATCTTTCAAGAGGAATTGCCGCTAGCCTTAAAGGGAATCATTAATGGTGATAAAGGATTATTCACCTATTATCCATGGCTTTTGAACGCTCCCATACAAGTCGAGTTTTCCTCTGTTTATCCTGAATTTAATCAAGTAATGTATTATGGAATGGCGCGGCATTATCAGGAAGGATAG
- a CDS encoding YcxB family protein yields the protein MKLQYELNMEDIIQYYLHMSHTSLPFKKVVRRRKVRFFITLFILFIIYSFIWPVTNQLLYYVLCAVISMAGAYLYSFYIFYRIGRSLRKFHSKGKGGLYGKKVVEMTELGVTNQTGEGEPVRYEWQTIREVYITKLYVFIHVNELIVILIPRRAFADNDAWVQFIDKLKSFQAERRERH from the coding sequence ATGAAGCTTCAATACGAATTAAATATGGAAGATATCATTCAATATTATTTACATATGAGCCATACATCCCTGCCCTTTAAAAAAGTCGTCAGGAGGAGAAAGGTGCGATTTTTTATCACTCTGTTCATCCTCTTCATCATATACTCATTCATCTGGCCGGTAACAAATCAATTGCTTTATTATGTGTTATGTGCCGTAATCTCCATGGCAGGAGCTTATTTGTATTCCTTTTATATTTTTTACCGGATAGGAAGGAGTCTCCGCAAGTTTCACTCGAAGGGAAAAGGAGGACTATACGGTAAGAAAGTTGTCGAAATGACTGAGCTGGGTGTAACAAATCAGACAGGTGAAGGCGAACCTGTAAGATATGAATGGCAGACAATCAGGGAAGTTTACATAACAAAATTATATGTATTTATTCATGTAAATGAGTTGATTGTCATCCTCATCCCAAGAAGAGCATTTGCCGATAATGATGCGTGGGTGCAATTCATAGATAAGCTAAAATCCTTTCAAGCAGAACGGAGGGAAAGGCATTGA
- a CDS encoding metallophosphoesterase family protein yields MKELKIIALSDTHMPRMAKGLPSTLVKELMDADLILHAGDWQTEAVYEELSKFAPVDGVCGNVDKEELIERFGMKKILEFCGFRIGLVHGHGRKGTTEQRALAAFKEENVNLIIYGHSHIPVLKEIDGLTLLNPGSPTDKRRQPYYSFAIIRIGEEMNVEHVYYQSKT; encoded by the coding sequence TTGAAAGAGTTAAAAATTATTGCCCTATCCGATACACATATGCCGAGAATGGCGAAGGGGCTGCCATCAACGCTTGTCAAAGAGCTTATGGATGCTGATCTCATTCTGCATGCAGGAGATTGGCAAACGGAGGCCGTATATGAAGAGCTAAGTAAATTTGCTCCAGTTGATGGGGTATGTGGAAACGTGGACAAAGAAGAGCTGATTGAAAGATTCGGAATGAAGAAAATTCTTGAATTTTGCGGTTTTCGCATTGGGCTAGTTCACGGTCATGGAAGAAAAGGAACGACCGAGCAGCGCGCATTGGCTGCCTTCAAAGAAGAGAATGTAAATCTCATCATATATGGTCATTCTCATATTCCAGTTTTAAAAGAAATCGACGGACTCACTCTCCTTAACCCAGGCTCTCCAACAGACAAACGCCGTCAACCATATTATTCATTCGCTATCATCCGGATCGGCGAGGAGATGAATGTGGAGCATGTTTATTATCAAAGCAAGACATAG
- a CDS encoding pyridoxine/pyridoxamine 5'-phosphate oxidase — MNHIRALIRGSKTLLGPFPEINTDNGGVCPYQLFLEWFDSAVQHGIYEPHAMTLSTIDRYGHPDARVLILKDVDKEGWYFASSSKSEKGKQIHDNPPVSLTFYWPQIGRQIRIRGAAEMMDQETNKEDFLQRGITARAIALLDKQSSPLDDNQTLDFLLEEKLKWLKVNQQAIYPYWTVYRVKAQEVEFWQAHTERKHVRLKFARSNDQWVKKQLWP, encoded by the coding sequence ATGAACCATATCCGAGCATTGATTCGAGGAAGCAAGACCCTTTTGGGCCCTTTTCCTGAAATTAATACTGACAATGGAGGTGTCTGCCCATACCAGCTTTTCTTAGAATGGTTTGACTCAGCCGTACAACATGGAATCTATGAGCCTCATGCCATGACTCTTTCAACGATCGATCGTTATGGCCATCCTGATGCAAGGGTGTTAATCCTAAAAGATGTGGATAAAGAGGGGTGGTATTTTGCTTCCAGCTCGAAAAGCGAAAAAGGAAAACAGATACATGATAACCCACCGGTTTCTTTAACTTTCTATTGGCCACAAATAGGAAGACAAATCCGGATTCGCGGTGCAGCCGAGATGATGGATCAAGAAACTAATAAAGAAGATTTTCTGCAACGCGGAATTACGGCACGAGCGATTGCTTTACTAGATAAACAAAGTTCCCCATTAGATGATAACCAGACGCTTGATTTTCTATTAGAAGAGAAATTAAAGTGGCTAAAAGTTAATCAGCAAGCAATCTATCCATATTGGACTGTGTACAGAGTAAAAGCGCAAGAAGTTGAGTTTTGGCAGGCACATACAGAACGCAAGCATGTTAGGCTAAAGTTTGCTCGAAGCAATGATCAATGGGTAAAAAAGCAATTATGGCCATGA
- a CDS encoding LacI family DNA-binding transcriptional regulator has product MATIKAIAEHAGVSPATVSRVLNNDPYITVKEETREKIVKAAKELGYRTAFERRAAEQAIPGKRPPNEIILILLAISLDEEIENPLYLSIRKGIEQELMRSGKKKMYMLRYAPDMEIPFAVQGVIVIGTLTEKEAGELKKRFDRIVFVYGCPGGEEFDCVDIDHERVIDLAIHSFITAGLTRIAYVGNGTHQRDQYFRRKMQEKGLAESSIYVCDYTIAAGYEWMKGRIQSSNRPEALFADGDLLALGVLKALEEERAGEVSIISFSDMAHAAYSVHPFATIRFSAVELGEWGARLLIERLDRKMGSPVKILLPVHLHIG; this is encoded by the coding sequence ATGGCGACTATTAAGGCGATTGCCGAGCATGCCGGCGTCTCACCAGCAACTGTTTCTAGAGTTTTAAATAATGATCCATACATCACGGTTAAGGAAGAGACAAGAGAGAAAATCGTTAAAGCAGCAAAGGAACTGGGCTATCGCACCGCATTTGAACGCCGGGCAGCAGAGCAGGCAATCCCAGGGAAAAGACCTCCCAATGAAATCATATTAATTCTGCTAGCGATCAGCTTAGATGAAGAAATAGAAAATCCGCTCTATCTTTCTATTCGAAAGGGAATTGAGCAGGAATTAATGCGTTCAGGGAAGAAAAAGATGTATATGCTCCGTTATGCGCCTGACATGGAGATTCCCTTTGCTGTGCAGGGGGTCATTGTCATCGGGACATTAACCGAAAAAGAGGCAGGAGAATTAAAAAAGCGGTTTGACCGGATTGTTTTCGTGTACGGCTGTCCGGGCGGAGAAGAATTTGATTGTGTGGATATCGATCATGAGAGGGTCATTGACCTAGCCATTCATTCCTTTATAACAGCGGGTCTCACGCGTATTGCCTATGTTGGCAATGGTACCCATCAGAGAGATCAATATTTTCGTAGAAAGATGCAGGAAAAGGGCTTAGCTGAATCAAGCATTTATGTATGTGACTATACGATTGCAGCTGGATATGAATGGATGAAGGGGAGGATTCAATCCTCTAATCGGCCGGAGGCATTATTTGCTGATGGGGATTTATTGGCTCTTGGGGTGTTAAAGGCCTTGGAAGAGGAAAGAGCAGGTGAAGTCTCCATCATTTCTTTTTCAGATATGGCGCATGCCGCTTATTCAGTGCATCCATTTGCTACGATTCGGTTTTCAGCTGTTGAGCTGGGAGAATGGGGGGCGAGATTGCTTATAGAACGACTTGACCGGAAGATGGGCAGTCCAGTCAAAATCTTGCTTCCTGTTCACCTGCATATAGGGTGA
- a CDS encoding GNAT family N-acetyltransferase, with product MMITIEKAIMADAERLTEIMKRTFDEEARRWLKDQDMRDYNIQPPGYSSVEMTKYMIEELHYFKILYNKELVGGIIVTTTGRSFGRIDRIYIDPDYQGRRIGSRVIELIEQEFPAIRTWDLETSSKQVNNHRFYEKMGYETTFETEDEYCYIKRKGHSLTENQDISHAQYEHRQMAQSEFYQVNLEGSSFSNSNLMNTHISNCNLSHSTFQNLNFTHSLYADLNLSQSKMRFVTLAGVSFLDMNLGEKNEPLSFERCNLQGTKIHDCNLQNLAITDSDLTGMTINDIPVEKLLDAYHREVQKK from the coding sequence ATGATGATAACGATTGAAAAGGCTATTATGGCTGATGCCGAAAGGCTAACGGAAATCATGAAAAGGACATTTGATGAAGAGGCAAGAAGATGGTTAAAAGACCAAGACATGCGAGATTATAATATCCAGCCTCCCGGTTATTCATCAGTAGAAATGACGAAATATATGATTGAGGAATTACATTATTTCAAAATCCTCTATAATAAAGAGCTTGTTGGCGGCATCATCGTGACCACTACTGGCAGATCCTTTGGCAGAATTGATCGTATTTATATTGATCCTGATTATCAAGGGAGGCGGATAGGTTCAAGAGTCATAGAATTAATTGAGCAGGAATTTCCGGCCATTCGAACATGGGATCTTGAAACATCTAGTAAACAAGTGAACAACCATCGTTTCTATGAAAAGATGGGATATGAAACAACCTTTGAAACAGAGGATGAATATTGCTATATAAAGAGAAAAGGACATTCCTTAACCGAAAATCAGGATATCTCCCATGCCCAATATGAACACAGGCAAATGGCCCAATCTGAGTTTTATCAGGTTAATTTAGAAGGCAGCTCGTTTAGTAACAGCAACCTCATGAATACTCATATAAGTAACTGTAATCTTAGCCATTCAACCTTCCAAAACCTCAATTTCACGCATTCCTTATATGCGGATTTAAATCTATCACAAAGTAAGATGAGGTTTGTGACGCTCGCGGGAGTCAGCTTCTTAGATATGAATCTTGGCGAGAAAAACGAGCCGCTCTCATTTGAAAGATGCAATCTTCAAGGGACGAAAATCCATGACTGTAATCTGCAAAACTTAGCGATTACCGATAGTGACCTGACAGGAATGACCATAAATGATATTCCAGTAGAAAAACTTCTTGATGCCTATCATCGAGAGGTACAGAAGAAATAA
- a CDS encoding metallophosphoesterase family protein, translating to MKIAVLTDIHGNAPALKAALAEIDARNDIEHIYCTGDMIGIGPDTNEVLSLLFSRNDVSMVTGNHDEAILSLIEEKEYPTSHHGTKEHHLWIAKHLDRSYIPMLKKSPIIIQKNIEGHSILMTHYHIQHSKLSDPICLDPFSKIVEPSLHHIASLFKDYEARLILFGHHHPVHYFKNERTIYLNPGSLGCSHQETAPYAIVEITPDELKIDLQEAVYDKTSFIASYERLKVPDRDFILKVFHGTDWK from the coding sequence ATGAAAATAGCCGTTCTCACTGATATACATGGCAATGCACCGGCACTGAAAGCTGCGCTTGCTGAAATCGACGCGCGAAACGATATTGAGCATATTTATTGTACCGGGGATATGATTGGGATTGGACCAGATACCAATGAGGTGCTCAGTCTCTTATTCTCTAGAAATGATGTATCTATGGTGACAGGAAACCATGATGAGGCCATACTTTCCCTCATTGAAGAAAAAGAATATCCAACAAGCCATCACGGAACGAAAGAACATCATCTGTGGATTGCCAAGCATCTTGACCGCTCCTATATTCCCATGCTCAAAAAATCACCGATAATAATACAAAAAAATATAGAGGGCCATTCCATTCTTATGACTCACTACCATATTCAACATTCTAAACTTTCGGACCCGATCTGTTTGGATCCATTCAGCAAAATCGTGGAACCTTCCCTTCATCATATAGCTTCCTTGTTTAAGGATTATGAGGCCCGTTTAATTTTATTTGGACATCACCATCCTGTCCATTATTTCAAAAATGAACGGACCATTTACTTAAACCCAGGCTCGCTTGGCTGCAGCCATCAAGAAACAGCGCCCTATGCTATCGTAGAGATTACTCCGGATGAACTGAAGATTGATTTACAAGAAGCGGTATATGACAAGACATCCTTCATAGCCTCCTATGAGCGTCTGAAAGTGCCTGACCGTGATTTTATCCTTAAAGTATTTCATGGTACAGACTGGAAATAA
- a CDS encoding GlsB/YeaQ/YmgE family stress response membrane protein, with protein sequence MIFWGILFVGGFIGWFSGLLADEAIPNVRIGNFLAGLIGAWFGNMSLGEFGPVTGGYYILPALIGAVAMCILVSWIMYMTNDS encoded by the coding sequence ATGATTTTTTGGGGGATATTATTTGTCGGCGGTTTTATTGGCTGGTTTTCAGGGTTATTAGCTGATGAAGCAATCCCGAATGTGCGAATTGGCAATTTCCTGGCTGGGCTGATTGGCGCTTGGTTTGGAAATATGTCACTGGGAGAGTTCGGACCAGTGACAGGCGGATATTATATTTTGCCTGCGTTAATTGGCGCTGTGGCGATGTGCATACTAGTTAGCTGGATCATGTATATGACAAATGATTCTTAA
- a CDS encoding alanine/glycine:cation symporter family protein: MEEFITFLANDVFWSTPVIYILLGVGLIFSILTRFLQVRHLKDMVTLMFQGKSSSAGVSSFQALAISLSGRVGTGNIAGVASAIYYGGPGAVFWMWMIAFIGASSAFVESTLAQIYKVKKDGVYRGGPAYYIEKGIGWKWFAVLFAGAAIIAMAILMPGVQSNAIAGSFKEAFNIPTYITGALIVLLLGFIILGGIKRIAQTAQLIVPFMAIGYILVSLIVIAFNITEVPGVISLIVTSAFGADSVFGGLLGSAIAWGVKRGVYSNEAGQGTGPHPAAAAEVSHPAKQGLVQAFSVYIDTLFVCSATAFMILFTGMYNVTAEDEQSLIVNNLGDTAEINESRPFTQMAVDEVLPGFGSGFVAVSLFFFAFTTIMAYYYIAETNIAYLMKQRKGQIPIFILKIVILAATFYGSVKTANMAWALGDIGLGIMVWLNIIAIVILAKPALLTLKDYERQRKEGKDPVFNPKELGIKNADYWEQEDKKKKSNIS; encoded by the coding sequence TTGGAAGAATTCATTACGTTTCTGGCAAATGATGTGTTTTGGAGTACACCGGTTATTTATATTCTTTTAGGTGTAGGTCTTATTTTTTCCATCTTAACAAGGTTTTTGCAGGTCAGGCATTTGAAGGACATGGTCACGTTAATGTTTCAGGGGAAAAGTTCAAGTGCAGGGGTTTCATCCTTCCAGGCATTGGCCATATCGCTATCTGGCCGTGTAGGAACAGGTAATATTGCTGGTGTCGCATCAGCTATTTATTACGGTGGTCCAGGAGCCGTGTTCTGGATGTGGATGATTGCCTTCATTGGTGCATCCAGTGCCTTTGTCGAATCGACTCTTGCCCAAATTTATAAGGTTAAGAAGGATGGAGTTTATCGAGGCGGTCCTGCCTATTATATTGAAAAGGGGATAGGCTGGAAGTGGTTTGCGGTTTTATTTGCAGGGGCAGCCATCATTGCCATGGCCATCTTAATGCCAGGTGTTCAATCAAATGCCATTGCAGGAAGCTTTAAGGAAGCCTTCAATATCCCTACCTATATAACTGGGGCTTTGATTGTGCTTCTTTTAGGGTTCATCATTCTCGGGGGAATTAAAAGGATTGCTCAAACGGCGCAGCTGATCGTACCATTCATGGCGATTGGGTATATCCTCGTTTCATTAATTGTCATCGCCTTCAATATCACAGAGGTGCCAGGGGTCATCTCCTTGATTGTCACCAGTGCATTTGGAGCAGATTCTGTCTTCGGCGGATTGTTAGGAAGCGCAATAGCTTGGGGAGTAAAGCGCGGAGTTTATTCAAACGAAGCGGGTCAAGGAACAGGACCTCACCCGGCTGCTGCGGCAGAGGTTTCCCATCCGGCTAAGCAAGGACTTGTCCAAGCATTTTCCGTCTATATTGACACATTGTTTGTCTGCTCGGCGACAGCCTTCATGATTCTCTTCACTGGCATGTACAATGTTACTGCAGAGGATGAACAATCCTTAATCGTTAACAATCTTGGTGATACGGCTGAAATCAATGAGAGCCGTCCATTTACACAGATGGCAGTAGATGAGGTGCTGCCAGGATTTGGTTCCGGCTTTGTTGCTGTATCGTTGTTCTTCTTTGCATTTACGACAATCATGGCCTATTACTATATCGCTGAGACCAATATCGCTTACTTAATGAAACAGCGTAAAGGGCAGATTCCGATATTTATTTTGAAGATTGTCATTCTTGCCGCGACATTCTATGGTTCCGTGAAGACGGCCAACATGGCTTGGGCTTTAGGGGATATCGGGCTTGGGATCATGGTATGGCTCAACATCATCGCCATTGTCATATTAGCGAAGCCGGCATTGCTTACGCTTAAGGATTATGAGAGACAGAGGAAAGAAGGGAAAGACCCAGTCTTCAATCCGAAAGAGCTCGGCATTAAGAATGCGGACTATTGGGAGCAAGAGGATAAGAAAAAGAAATCGAATATTTCTTAA
- a CDS encoding YhdT family protein: MKDKRFKIANREAIIGVILVLINFIWWYAFAYGMGSGDPTSYTYILGMPAWFFYSCVVGFMVMVVLVAFVVKFLFKEVPFEDEEEGEEE; this comes from the coding sequence ATGAAAGATAAACGTTTTAAAATCGCCAATCGTGAAGCAATCATCGGCGTCATCCTGGTGCTGATTAACTTTATTTGGTGGTATGCTTTTGCTTATGGAATGGGTAGTGGCGATCCAACATCATATACATACATATTAGGAATGCCGGCCTGGTTTTTCTACAGCTGTGTCGTAGGGTTTATGGTTATGGTCGTGCTTGTTGCCTTTGTTGTTAAATTCCTCTTTAAGGAAGTTCCGTTTGAGGATGAGGAAGAGGGGGAGGAAGAATGA